In Chiroxiphia lanceolata isolate bChiLan1 chromosome 2, bChiLan1.pri, whole genome shotgun sequence, a single genomic region encodes these proteins:
- the BCL9 gene encoding B-cell CLL/lymphoma 9 protein isoform X2 encodes MHSSNPKVRNSPSGNTQSPKSKQEVMVRPPTVMSPSGNPQLDSKFSNQGKQGGSTSQSQPSPCDPKSGGHTPKVLPGPGGSMGLKNGAGNGAKGKGKRERSISADSFEQREAGTPNDDPEIKDCNSADHVKSQEPQHTPHSMTPSNASAPRSSTPSHGLTATLEPASGQKTPSKVVYVFSTEMANKAAEAVLKGQVETIVSFHIQNISNSKAERNTVPLNPQITALRTEPKPLPQPQPPAAQDQNPPQNAKMQPTPPVSAPVSKSSGPPCPIDQDSPSVESKVMSVGSPANSTPLQTEGFGQSSTPNNRAVSPVSQGSNSSAADPKGPPQQVSGGDPSSLGENPDGLSQEQLEHRERSLQTLRDIQRMLFPDEKEFAGGQSGGPPPNAGVLDGPQKKPEGPIQAMMAQSQSLGKGSGSRTDGGAPFGPQGHRDMPFSPDEMGPPPMNSQSGPIGPDHLDHMTPEQVAWLKLQQEFYEEKRRKQEQVVVQQCSLQDMMVHQHGPRGVVRGPPPPYQMTPGEGWGPGGPEPFPEGMNMSHSLPPRGMAPHPNVPGSQMRLPGFAGMMNPEMEGPSVPNPASRPGLSGVSWPDDVPKIPDGRNFPPGQGVFSGPGRGERFPNPQGLPEELYQQQLAEKQMGLPPGLNMEGIRPGMEINRMMPSQRHMEPGNNPIFPRMPVEGPMSPSRGDFPKGIPPQMASGRELEFGMGPGSMKGDMGMNVSMGSNPPLVPQKLREAGVGPEEMMKLRPGVSEMLSSQQKMVPLPFGEHPQQEYGMGPRPFLPMSQGPGVGLRNLREQIGPDQRTNNRLSHMPPLPLNPTSNPNSLNTAPPAQRSLGRKPLDISAAGQVHSPGINPLKSPTMRQVQSPMMGSPSGNLKSPQTPSQLAGMLAGPTAAAAAASIKSPPVLGSAAASPVHLKSPSLPAPSPGWTSSPKPPLQSPGIPPNHKASLTMSSPAMLGNVESGGPPPSTVSQSAPVTLPGNLPSSSPYTMPPEPTLSQNPLSIMMSRMSKFAMPSSTPLYHDAIKTVASSDDDSPPARSPNLPPMNSVPGMGINSQNPRISGPNPVGPMPTLSPMGMTQPLSHNNQMPSPNAMGPNIPPHGVPVGPGLMSHNPMMGHGSQESPMVPQGRLGFPQGFPPVQSPPQQVPFPHNGPSGGQGNFPAGMGFHGEGPLGRPTNLPQSSTDPALCKTGGPGGPDSFTVLGNNMPSVFTDPELQEVIRPGATGIPEFDLSRIIPSEKPSQTLQYFPRGEVPGRKQPQGPGPGFSHMQGMIGEQTPRMGLTLPGMGGPGPVGTPDIPLGTAPSMPGHNPMRPPAFLQQGMMGPHHRMMSPAQPAMPGQPALMSNPVAAVGMIPGKDRAPAGLYSHPGPVGSPGMMMSMQGMMGPQQNIMIPPQMRPRGMAADVGMGGFSQGPGNPGNMMF; translated from the exons ATGCATTCCAGTAACCCCAAAGTGAGGAACTCCCCGTCAGGCAACACACAGAG CCCCAAATCAAAGCAGGAGGTGATGGTCCGCCCCCCTACAGTGATGTCCCCGTCTGGCAACCCTCAGCTGGATTCCAAATTTTCCAACCAAGGCAAACAAGGGGGCTCCACCAGCCAATCCCAACCCTCTCCCTGTGACCCCAAAAGTGGAGGTCACACCCCCAAAGTGCTCCCTGGCCCAGGTGGGAGCATGGGGCTGAAGAATGGGGCTGGAAATGGTGccaaggggaaggggaagagagagaggagcatTTCAGCAGACTCCTTTGAACAGAGGGAAGCTGGGACTCCTAATGATGACCCTGAAATCAAAG ACTGCAATTCTGCTGATCATGTGAAGTCCCAGGAGCCTCAGCACACACCACACTCCATGACTCCTTCAAATGCTTCAGCCCCGAGGTCTTCCACACCTTCCCATGGTCTGACTGCCACTTTGGAGCCAGCAAGTGGGCAGAAGACTCCATCCAAAGTGGTTTACGTCTTTTCTACTGAGATGGCCAACAA GGCTGCAGAAGCTGTGCTGAAGGGACAGGTGGAAACCATTGTGTCCTTTCACATCCAGAACATCTCAAACAGCAAGGCGGAACGAAACACTGTACCCTTG AACCCCCAGATCACTGCACTTCGGACTGAACCCAAGCCCCTGccgcagccccagccccccgcTGCCCAGGACCAGAACCCTCCCCAGAACGCCAAAATGCAGCCGACCCCACCCGTGTCAGCGCCGGTGTCCAAATCCAGTGGCCCCCCATGTCCCATAGATCAGGACAGTCCCAGCGTGGAGAGCAAAGTGATGTCCGTGGGCAGCCCTGCCAACTCTACCCCGTTGCAGACGGAAGGATTTGGGCAGAGTTCGACCCCCAATAACCGAGCGGTTAGCCCGGTTTCCCAAGGTAGCAATAGCTCAGCTGCAGACCCCAAAGGTCCTCCCCAGCAGGTGTCTGGTGGGGACCCATCCAGTTTGGGCGAGAATCCAGATGGACTGtcacaggagcagctggagcaccGAGAGCGCTCACTGCAGACCCTGCGAGACATACAGCGCATGCTCTTCCCTGATGAGAAGGAGTTTGCTGGAGGGCAAAGTGGGGGGCCTCCCCCAAATGCTGGGGTGCTGGATGGTCCCCAAAAGAAACCTGAAGGGCCGATACAGGCTATGATGGCTCAATCCCAAAGTTTAGGCAAAGGGTCAGGGTCTCGGACAGATGGAGGGGCTCCGTTTGGCCCTcaaggacacagggacatgccTTTTTCCCCAGATGAAATGGGGCCACCACCAATGAACTCCCAGTCAGGACCCATAGGCCCGGACCACCTGGACCATATGACTCCTGAGCAGGTGGCCTGGCTCAAGCTGCAGCAGGAGTTCTAcgaggagaagaggagaaagcaaGAGCAGGTGGTTGTGCAGCAGTGTTCCCTGCAGGACATGATGGTCCACCAGCACGGGCCTCGTGGGGTGGTCCGAGGTCCTCCTCCTCCCTACCAGATGACCCCTGGTGAGGGCTGGGGACCTGGGGGCCCAGAGCCCTTCCCTGAAGGCATGAACATGTCACACTCTCTGCCCCCCAGGGGCATGGCCCCTCACCCCAACGTGCCCGGGAGCCAGATGCGCCTGCCTGGTTTTGCAGGAATGATGAACCCTGAGATGGAGGGCCCCAGTGTCCCGAATCCCGCCTCACGGCCTGGGCTTTCGGGAGTTAGTTGGCCAGATGATGTGCCAAAAATCCCAGACGGCCGAAACTTCCCTCCTGGCCAGGGTGTCTTCAGTGGCCCTGGCCGAGGGGAGCGGTTTCCCAATCCACAGGGCCTGCCCGAAGAGCTctaccagcagcagctggctgagAAACAGATGGGCCTTCCTCCTGGTCTGAACATGGAAGGCATCAGGCCCGGCATGGAGATAAACAGAATGATGCCCTCCCAGAGACACATGGAGCCTGGGAACAACCCCATCTTCCCTCGCATGCCGGTAGAAGGACCGATGAGCCCTTCCAGGGGGGACTTCCCAAAAGGAATACCCCCACAAATGGCTtctggcagggagctggagtttGGGATGGGCCCTGGCAGCATGAAGGGGGACATGGGCATGAATGTCAGCATGGGCTCCAACCCACCCCTGGTCCCTCAGAAGCTGAGGGAGGCAGGAGTCGGGCCGGAAGAGATGATGAAGCTGCGCCCTGGCGTCTCGGAGATGCTCTCCTCTCAGCAGAAAATGGTGCCGCTGCCGTTCGGGGAACACCCGCAGCAGGAGTATGGCATGGGTCCCAGGCCTTTCCTCCCCATGTCTCAGGGCCCAGGAGTCGGTCTCCGGAATCTCAGAGAACAGATCGGGCCTGACCAAAGGACTAACAACCGGCTCAGCCACATGCCGCCACTACCTCTCAATCCCACCAGTAACCCCAATAGCCTCAACACTGCTCCCCCCGCGCAGCGCAGCCTCGGCCGCAAGCCCTTGGATATCTCCGCAGCTGGTCAGGTGCATTCGCCAGGAATCAACCCCCTGAAGTCCCCCACGATGCGCCAGGTCCAGTCTCCCATGATGGGGTCTCCCTCGGGGAACCTCAAGTCCCCCCAGACGCCCTCCCAGCTGGCAGGAATGCTCGCGGGCCCCACTGCCGCAGCCGCTGCTGCCTCCATTAAGTCCCCCCCTGTCTTGGggtctgctgctgcttctcctgtcCACCTCAAGTCTCCGTCTCTCCCCGCACCTTCTCCTGGATGGACTTCATCTCCAAAGCCTCCTTTGCAGAGCCCCGGGATTCCCCCGAACCACAAGGCGTCTCTGACCATGTCTTCTCCAGCCATGCTGGGGAACGTGGAGTCGG GTGGTCCACCTCCTTCCACAGTCAGCCAGTCTGCTCCTGTGACTCTCCCTGGAAACCTTCCCTCTAGCAGTCCTTACACAATGCCTCCAGAGCCAACCCTCTCCCAGAATCCCCTCTCCATTATGATGTCCAGGATGTCCAAATTTGCCATGCCGAGCTCTACGCCGCTCTATCACGATGCCATCAAAACTGTGGCCAGCTCGGATGATGACTCCCCTCCAGCCCGCTCCCCAAACTTGCCACCTATGAACAGTGTACCAG GAATGGGCATTAATTCTCAGAATCCTCGAATTTCAGGTCCAAACCCAGTGGGTCCAATGCCAACCCTTAGCCCAATGGGAATGACCCAGCCTCTTTCCCATAACAACCAGATGCCCTCTCCAAATGCTATGGGACCCAATATACCTCCTCATGGGGTCCCCGTGGGACCCGGCCTGATGTCACACAACCCAATGATGGGGCACGGTTCCCAGGAGTCTCCAATGGTACCTCAAGGACGCCTGGGCTTCCCACAGGGGTTCCCTCCCGTACAGTCCCCTCCACAGCAGGTGCCATTTCCACACAACGGGCCCAGCGGTGGACAAGGCAACTTCCCAGCGGGAATGGGCTTCCACGGAGAAGGACCTCTGGGGCGTCCTACCAACCTGCCCCAAAGTTCGACAGATCCAGCACTTTGCAAGACTGGAGGCCCTGGCGGTCCAGACTCCTTCACTGTTCTTGGAAACAATATGCCTTCGGTTTTCACTGatccagagctgcaggaggtgaTCCGCCCTGGAGCCACGGGAATACCCGAGTTTGACCTGTCCAGGATTATCCCGTCGGAGAAGCCCAGCCAGACACTACAGTATTTCCCTCGTGGGGAGGTGCCGGGCCGCAAGCAGCCGCAGGGTCCCGGGCCCGGCTTCTCCCACATGCAGGGGATGATAGGAGAGCAGACCCCGAGGATGGGACTAACGTTGCCTGGCATGGGGGGCCCCGGGCCGGTGGGAACTCCGGATATCCCCCTCGGGACGGCTCCGTCCATGCCGGGCCACAACCCGATGAGGCCGCCGgccttcctgcagcagggcaTGATGGGGCCGCACCACCGCATGATGTCACCAGCACAGCCGGCCATGCCCGGCCAGCCCGCCCTCATGAGCAACCCCGTGGCCGCCGTGGGCATGATCCCGGGCAAGGACCGAGCCCCCGCGGGGCTGTACAGCCACCCGGGCCCCGTGGGGTCGCCCGGGATGATGATGTCAATGCAGGGCATGATGGGACCCCAACAAAACATCATGATTCCCCCCCAGATGAGGCCCCGAGGTATGGCTGCTGACGTTGGCATGGGAGGATTTAGCCAAGGCCCTGGAAACCCAGGGAACATGATGTTTTAA
- the BCL9 gene encoding B-cell CLL/lymphoma 9 protein isoform X3, giving the protein MHSSNPKVRNSPSGNTQSPKSKQEVMVRPPTVMSPSGNPQLDSKFSNQGKQGGSTSQSQPSPCDPKSGGHTPKVLPGPGGSMGLKNGAGNGAKGKGKRERSISADSFEQREAGTPNDDPEIKDCNSADHVKSQEPQHTPHSMTPSNASAPRSSTPSHGLTATLEPASGQKTPSKVVYVFSTEMANKAAEAVLKGQVETIVSFHIQNISNSKAERNTVPLNPQITALRTEPKPLPQPQPPAAQDQNPPQNAKMQPTPPVSAPVSKSSGPPCPIDQDSPSVESKVMSVGSPANSTPLQTEGFGQSSTPNNRAVSPVSQGSNSSAADPKGPPQQVSGGDPSSLGENPDGLSQEQLEHRERSLQTLRDIQRMLFPDEKEFAGGQSGGPPPNAGVLDGPQKKPEGPIQAMMAQSQSLGKGSGSRTDGGAPFGPQGHRDMPFSPDEMGPPPMNSQSGPIGPDHLDHMTPEQVAWLKLQQEFYEEKRRKQEQVVVQQCSLQDMMVHQHGPRGVVRGPPPPYQMTPGEGWGPGGPEPFPEGMNMSHSLPPRGMAPHPNVPGSQMRLPGFAGMMNPEMEGPSVPNPASRPGLSGVSWPDDVPKIPDGRNFPPGQGVFSGPGRGERFPNPQGLPEELYQQQLAEKQMGLPPGLNMEGIRPGMEINRMMPSQRHMEPGNNPIFPRMPVEGPMSPSRGDFPKGIPPQMASGRELEFGMGPGSMKGDMGMNVSMGSNPPLVPQKLREAGVGPEEMMKLRPGVSEMLSSQQKMVPLPFGEHPQQEYGMGPRPFLPMSQGPGVGLRNLREQIGPDQRTNNRLSHMPPLPLNPTSNPNSLNTAPPAQRSLGRKPLDISAAGQVHSPGINPLKSPTMRQVQSPMMGSPSGNLKSPQTPSQLAGMLAGPTAAAAAASIKSPPVLGSAAASPVHLKSPSLPAPSPGWTSSPKPPLQSPGIPPNHKASLTMSSPAMLGNVESGGPPPSTVSQSAPVTLPGNLPSSSPYTMPPEPTLSQNPLSIMMSRMSKFAMPSSTPLYHDAIKTVASSDDDSPPARSPNLPPMNSVPGPNPVGPMPTLSPMGMTQPLSHNNQMPSPNAMGPNIPPHGVPVGPGLMSHNPMMGHGSQESPMVPQGRLGFPQGFPPVQSPPQQVPFPHNGPSGGQGNFPAGMGFHGEGPLGRPTNLPQSSTDPALCKTGGPGGPDSFTVLGNNMPSVFTDPELQEVIRPGATGIPEFDLSRIIPSEKPSQTLQYFPRGEVPGRKQPQGPGPGFSHMQGMIGEQTPRMGLTLPGMGGPGPVGTPDIPLGTAPSMPGHNPMRPPAFLQQGMMGPHHRMMSPAQPAMPGQPALMSNPVAAVGMIPGKDRAPAGLYSHPGPVGSPGMMMSMQGMMGPQQNIMIPPQMRPRGMAADVGMGGFSQGPGNPGNMMF; this is encoded by the exons ATGCATTCCAGTAACCCCAAAGTGAGGAACTCCCCGTCAGGCAACACACAGAG CCCCAAATCAAAGCAGGAGGTGATGGTCCGCCCCCCTACAGTGATGTCCCCGTCTGGCAACCCTCAGCTGGATTCCAAATTTTCCAACCAAGGCAAACAAGGGGGCTCCACCAGCCAATCCCAACCCTCTCCCTGTGACCCCAAAAGTGGAGGTCACACCCCCAAAGTGCTCCCTGGCCCAGGTGGGAGCATGGGGCTGAAGAATGGGGCTGGAAATGGTGccaaggggaaggggaagagagagaggagcatTTCAGCAGACTCCTTTGAACAGAGGGAAGCTGGGACTCCTAATGATGACCCTGAAATCAAAG ACTGCAATTCTGCTGATCATGTGAAGTCCCAGGAGCCTCAGCACACACCACACTCCATGACTCCTTCAAATGCTTCAGCCCCGAGGTCTTCCACACCTTCCCATGGTCTGACTGCCACTTTGGAGCCAGCAAGTGGGCAGAAGACTCCATCCAAAGTGGTTTACGTCTTTTCTACTGAGATGGCCAACAA GGCTGCAGAAGCTGTGCTGAAGGGACAGGTGGAAACCATTGTGTCCTTTCACATCCAGAACATCTCAAACAGCAAGGCGGAACGAAACACTGTACCCTTG AACCCCCAGATCACTGCACTTCGGACTGAACCCAAGCCCCTGccgcagccccagccccccgcTGCCCAGGACCAGAACCCTCCCCAGAACGCCAAAATGCAGCCGACCCCACCCGTGTCAGCGCCGGTGTCCAAATCCAGTGGCCCCCCATGTCCCATAGATCAGGACAGTCCCAGCGTGGAGAGCAAAGTGATGTCCGTGGGCAGCCCTGCCAACTCTACCCCGTTGCAGACGGAAGGATTTGGGCAGAGTTCGACCCCCAATAACCGAGCGGTTAGCCCGGTTTCCCAAGGTAGCAATAGCTCAGCTGCAGACCCCAAAGGTCCTCCCCAGCAGGTGTCTGGTGGGGACCCATCCAGTTTGGGCGAGAATCCAGATGGACTGtcacaggagcagctggagcaccGAGAGCGCTCACTGCAGACCCTGCGAGACATACAGCGCATGCTCTTCCCTGATGAGAAGGAGTTTGCTGGAGGGCAAAGTGGGGGGCCTCCCCCAAATGCTGGGGTGCTGGATGGTCCCCAAAAGAAACCTGAAGGGCCGATACAGGCTATGATGGCTCAATCCCAAAGTTTAGGCAAAGGGTCAGGGTCTCGGACAGATGGAGGGGCTCCGTTTGGCCCTcaaggacacagggacatgccTTTTTCCCCAGATGAAATGGGGCCACCACCAATGAACTCCCAGTCAGGACCCATAGGCCCGGACCACCTGGACCATATGACTCCTGAGCAGGTGGCCTGGCTCAAGCTGCAGCAGGAGTTCTAcgaggagaagaggagaaagcaaGAGCAGGTGGTTGTGCAGCAGTGTTCCCTGCAGGACATGATGGTCCACCAGCACGGGCCTCGTGGGGTGGTCCGAGGTCCTCCTCCTCCCTACCAGATGACCCCTGGTGAGGGCTGGGGACCTGGGGGCCCAGAGCCCTTCCCTGAAGGCATGAACATGTCACACTCTCTGCCCCCCAGGGGCATGGCCCCTCACCCCAACGTGCCCGGGAGCCAGATGCGCCTGCCTGGTTTTGCAGGAATGATGAACCCTGAGATGGAGGGCCCCAGTGTCCCGAATCCCGCCTCACGGCCTGGGCTTTCGGGAGTTAGTTGGCCAGATGATGTGCCAAAAATCCCAGACGGCCGAAACTTCCCTCCTGGCCAGGGTGTCTTCAGTGGCCCTGGCCGAGGGGAGCGGTTTCCCAATCCACAGGGCCTGCCCGAAGAGCTctaccagcagcagctggctgagAAACAGATGGGCCTTCCTCCTGGTCTGAACATGGAAGGCATCAGGCCCGGCATGGAGATAAACAGAATGATGCCCTCCCAGAGACACATGGAGCCTGGGAACAACCCCATCTTCCCTCGCATGCCGGTAGAAGGACCGATGAGCCCTTCCAGGGGGGACTTCCCAAAAGGAATACCCCCACAAATGGCTtctggcagggagctggagtttGGGATGGGCCCTGGCAGCATGAAGGGGGACATGGGCATGAATGTCAGCATGGGCTCCAACCCACCCCTGGTCCCTCAGAAGCTGAGGGAGGCAGGAGTCGGGCCGGAAGAGATGATGAAGCTGCGCCCTGGCGTCTCGGAGATGCTCTCCTCTCAGCAGAAAATGGTGCCGCTGCCGTTCGGGGAACACCCGCAGCAGGAGTATGGCATGGGTCCCAGGCCTTTCCTCCCCATGTCTCAGGGCCCAGGAGTCGGTCTCCGGAATCTCAGAGAACAGATCGGGCCTGACCAAAGGACTAACAACCGGCTCAGCCACATGCCGCCACTACCTCTCAATCCCACCAGTAACCCCAATAGCCTCAACACTGCTCCCCCCGCGCAGCGCAGCCTCGGCCGCAAGCCCTTGGATATCTCCGCAGCTGGTCAGGTGCATTCGCCAGGAATCAACCCCCTGAAGTCCCCCACGATGCGCCAGGTCCAGTCTCCCATGATGGGGTCTCCCTCGGGGAACCTCAAGTCCCCCCAGACGCCCTCCCAGCTGGCAGGAATGCTCGCGGGCCCCACTGCCGCAGCCGCTGCTGCCTCCATTAAGTCCCCCCCTGTCTTGGggtctgctgctgcttctcctgtcCACCTCAAGTCTCCGTCTCTCCCCGCACCTTCTCCTGGATGGACTTCATCTCCAAAGCCTCCTTTGCAGAGCCCCGGGATTCCCCCGAACCACAAGGCGTCTCTGACCATGTCTTCTCCAGCCATGCTGGGGAACGTGGAGTCGG GTGGTCCACCTCCTTCCACAGTCAGCCAGTCTGCTCCTGTGACTCTCCCTGGAAACCTTCCCTCTAGCAGTCCTTACACAATGCCTCCAGAGCCAACCCTCTCCCAGAATCCCCTCTCCATTATGATGTCCAGGATGTCCAAATTTGCCATGCCGAGCTCTACGCCGCTCTATCACGATGCCATCAAAACTGTGGCCAGCTCGGATGATGACTCCCCTCCAGCCCGCTCCCCAAACTTGCCACCTATGAACAGTGTACCAG GTCCAAACCCAGTGGGTCCAATGCCAACCCTTAGCCCAATGGGAATGACCCAGCCTCTTTCCCATAACAACCAGATGCCCTCTCCAAATGCTATGGGACCCAATATACCTCCTCATGGGGTCCCCGTGGGACCCGGCCTGATGTCACACAACCCAATGATGGGGCACGGTTCCCAGGAGTCTCCAATGGTACCTCAAGGACGCCTGGGCTTCCCACAGGGGTTCCCTCCCGTACAGTCCCCTCCACAGCAGGTGCCATTTCCACACAACGGGCCCAGCGGTGGACAAGGCAACTTCCCAGCGGGAATGGGCTTCCACGGAGAAGGACCTCTGGGGCGTCCTACCAACCTGCCCCAAAGTTCGACAGATCCAGCACTTTGCAAGACTGGAGGCCCTGGCGGTCCAGACTCCTTCACTGTTCTTGGAAACAATATGCCTTCGGTTTTCACTGatccagagctgcaggaggtgaTCCGCCCTGGAGCCACGGGAATACCCGAGTTTGACCTGTCCAGGATTATCCCGTCGGAGAAGCCCAGCCAGACACTACAGTATTTCCCTCGTGGGGAGGTGCCGGGCCGCAAGCAGCCGCAGGGTCCCGGGCCCGGCTTCTCCCACATGCAGGGGATGATAGGAGAGCAGACCCCGAGGATGGGACTAACGTTGCCTGGCATGGGGGGCCCCGGGCCGGTGGGAACTCCGGATATCCCCCTCGGGACGGCTCCGTCCATGCCGGGCCACAACCCGATGAGGCCGCCGgccttcctgcagcagggcaTGATGGGGCCGCACCACCGCATGATGTCACCAGCACAGCCGGCCATGCCCGGCCAGCCCGCCCTCATGAGCAACCCCGTGGCCGCCGTGGGCATGATCCCGGGCAAGGACCGAGCCCCCGCGGGGCTGTACAGCCACCCGGGCCCCGTGGGGTCGCCCGGGATGATGATGTCAATGCAGGGCATGATGGGACCCCAACAAAACATCATGATTCCCCCCCAGATGAGGCCCCGAGGTATGGCTGCTGACGTTGGCATGGGAGGATTTAGCCAAGGCCCTGGAAACCCAGGGAACATGATGTTTTAA